One Acidimicrobiia bacterium genomic window, CCGTATTGTTGATACTGCTCATCTTGTTGCACTCGGGTCGAGGTGGCGGTCTCTCTGACATGATCGGGGGCTCCTCTTCGAGTTCGCTGGCAGGTTCCACTGTGGTGGAGAGGAATCTTGACCGCATTACGGTGGTCACCGCGGTGGCGATGTTTTTTACCACCGTCGCTCTAGTTATGTTGATGCGAGCCTAGCCCCGCACCTGAAAGACCATTCCGCATAGCGGCCAACATCGACGAAGTCGGACGATGGGGTCATGGGGTGGATTGCCCACTAAAAGAAAGACCTCGGTGTCCTGAACAAGTCACAGTTTTCTCGCTTCAATGCTCCGGTGAGCGAAAAGATACCAACAGATAAGAGCTGAAGTGGCGAGATTGGAGAGCATCGGCTGTTGGTATTTTTCTAAGCAACTTTCCCGTTCTCGTTAGCAAATAGCCGACGATAGAGCGGCGTTTCCAGTTGTAAAGGTTTGGATCGAACCCGCCCGTATATGTGAAATCGACTGGCACTAGCCCGCCCTTTTTTCCTAGCACGAAAAGTGCTCTCGGGCTCATAACGGAGGTGTTGTGGTAATTGAGCCACTTGGTGTCGAGGAGCTTCTGGAAGAAACCCGACAGTCCCCTGTAATTCGGGACTCCTATTAGGATTAGGCCGCCCGGTTTTGCGAGCCAACGGTGGACTTCGATTATGGCGCTTGGATCTTCGAAGTGCTCTACAAGGCCAAGTGAAAGTACGCAATCAAAACTTTGACCGAGATCGCTTTGTTTTTCAGGAAGCTGGAGAGCGTCAGCCTCGTATATGACCGCATCAATCCCCAAAACTTCAAGGTTCCGTCGAGTTATTTCTCCCGCTCGGGGGGCCGATTCGATGCCAGCGACGGAAAAGCCGAGGCGGTGGAAGAATTCGAGCCATCTCCCGGGCGCACAGCCGATTTCGACAAGGGATTTTCCTTGTGGCGACCCGAGATTAGTGAGAAGCCGGCGCTGTATCTCTCCGGCAAGACTGCGCGTAGCTGGGTCTGCGAGGTCGAGGGTGACGGGAAGCGACACCGACGACCAGTACTCGTCCCAAAATGTCTCGTCAGTGAGCCGACCTTCGTGAATTGTCATGCAGTACATCATGATCTATTGAAACTGTTCGGGCTATTGAAACGAAAGGAGCCCAAACGGCGGCCGAAACGATCTAAAAGGACCGGTAGAACGAGACCTCTGTCACCAGCGATTTCGCCCGAGAGCAACGGTTGCCTTGAAAAGCGTTGAGGCATACTGCTGGAATCGGAAATTATTGTTTCCCGGTTTGTATGTATTTGGGATGGTGTTGGTCAGTAATCGCTGTGGCGATGTCGGAGTGGCGGAATAGGCAGACGCGCTAGGTTGAGGGCCTAGTCCGGGATAACCGGGTGGGGGTTCAAGTCCCCCCTCCGACACTACTCCCTCTAGCCGTGTAGATCCCGCGCTGCTCGAGGGATCCACCTGTGGGGTCGTGGAGGCTCCAGGGGATAAACACGGTGAGTGCCTCAGAGAAAAGTTGAATTTGTTTCGTGAAGTCGAAACACCAATATTGCTCATTCCATCTGCGTTGACACTTCATGGCTTAGTGTTGGCATGGTGGGCATGAGTGTTGTGACTTCCTAACATCAATAAACCGAGGTAAATAAGAAATCCGTGTTTTCGATAAATTAGTTCGCCAATTCAAGCACAGTGTGCTTGCCAGCGACAATTCTGCATAGAAGTCATACCAGTACACAATTAGGGAATGTTTTGAATGAGATCATCGATTGCGATTGGAATTTTGGGAGGCTGGGTTGCAGTTGGATGTCGTTCTAAGATCCAGGCCGTATGCGAGGATTGCGTACGCAACTGTGGTCACGTGGGTGGCACTGGGTGGTAAGTCGCTAGCTGCCGAGGCTAAGCACTTAGCCGATGCAGTAGGCAATCATGATCTTGCGACAGCGCGTGTGGTGGCCTCGGCTTTAGTAGGACGGGACTCTTCTGATCTGGACGCCTCGGAGTTGTGTCGCGCTGCTGTGGAGTCCGTAGCCGAGAATACCGCCGATGCGGTGGTGGGACCTCTACTCTGGGGAGCGATCGCTGGACCCACTGGAGTGGTCATCTACCGAGCAGTCAACACTCTAGATGCCATGGTGGGTCATCGAAGTTCTCGCTACGAGCGCTTCGGCTGGGCAGCAGCAAACTTTGATGACTTGCTTACCTGGCCAGCTGCCCGGCTGGGAGCGACTCTCTCAGTGGCTCTTGCAGCTTTTGTGGGCGGAGATGTCTGGCGGGCGTGGCGAACGCTCGCGCGCGATGGGCATCGACACCCTAGTCCTAATGCCGGCTATTTGGAGGCGGCCTTTGCTGGGGCATTTGGTATCCGGCTAGGAGGACAGAACTGTTACGGAGACAGGGTGGAAAATCGACCGACTCTCGGAGATGGACCTTTACCTACTGCAGCAACAGTGCGCCAGGCAGCAGCGCTTTCTCGACTCGTAAGTGTGATTGCAACGGTACTTTGCGCTAGTCTCGCTTGGTGGCTCCGCCGCTAGGGAAATACATCCCCGCTGGGATTTCATTGTTCAGGAGCTCAAAATAGCCAGCACTCGGTCGAGTACTACGGAGTTGTTGAGCATCTCAAGATGGTGGATGCATGGCATCTCGACGTTGGTAGCACCTTCGAGCAAGCTAGACTCAGGGGGGTACACGAGGCCATCACACTTGGACCAAAGAGAGAAATACTTTGTGTCGCCTGGAGTCTCGTCTCCCGCATTTAGCTGCGACAACACACCAGACCCCGGCACCATTTCTTCGCATGCAATATCGTAGATTGCGCAAGTTTGTGCAAGCTGAGAACCATGATGAGGGCCTGCGATAGAGATGTATTTTCGAACCAAACCGGTACAGCTTAGAAACTTAAGGCAGTAACGACTCGAAAGCGTTCCCATTGAGAAAGCGACTACATCAACCTGTGGCGCGCCAGTATCTGAGAGCACTTGATTTATAAACTCCCCCAATTGTGTTGCTATGTCGCGGTTACTAGTCCTCGAATAATAATTGAATGCCTGAACTTTCTCTTGGGGATATCCGAAAGAAACAAGACGTTTTACAAGCTCAGAAAAATCTGAGGATTGACCATTCCATCCGTGAACCAAAACCACGGGAAGCACGGTGGAAAGAGGTTCCTTATTTACCTCGCCTGCTACCTCTCGCGTCTGTGGGTGCTTGCAGGCTGCAGTCACAGCCAGTAGGCCACAAGCGAGGACCGTTGCCAATTTCGGACCGCGAAATGATGGAAATTCCAAGTTATAAAGGGTTTTTCGAGAGTTTTGGTTACCCAACAACAGAGTCATACACACGTTTTACGCGCTGGGGCGCCGTATAACGAGCATTCGTGGCTCGGTCATCTCGTCGATGGCATATCGCACCCCCTCTCTTCCGATCCCAGATGCCTTTGTTCCTCCATAAGGCATGTGGTCGGCTCGGAACGAGGGGACATCTCCCACCACGACTCCACCGACTCGGAGTACTTCATGAGCCAAGAGCGCTCTTTCGATAACAGACGTAAAGATACCTGCTTGGAGGCCGTACTCAGAGCGATTGACAGCGTCTAGTGCTTCTTTGAAGGAGTCAAAGCGATTGAGGACGACTACCGGTCCGAACACTTCTTTACAGTAAAGCTCCTGATCCTCTGCGACGTCCGCGACTACAGCCGGAGTAACGAACGCGCCATGTCGTTCCCCTCCACACAGCACCTTGGCGCCGGCGGACACGGCTTTTTCAATCCACGAGCTAACCCTTATGGCATCGGCTTCAGATATGACGGGCCCGACGTCGGTCTTTTCGCTAGCCGGATCTCCAACTTGCAATCTGCGAACGCGGTCTACTAATGCATCGGAAAATTCTTCGTGTATCTGGGAGGCAACGAACACTCGCTGTACAGATATGCAGCTCTGTCCTGCCTGATAGTATCCTCCGAAAGCGATCCGTTCGACAGCCCTGTCGAGATCGGCCGTTTCGTCAACGATGCACCCCGCATTGCCACCCAACTCGAGGAGGACGCGCTTGCGCCCGGCTTTCGATTTGAGGTGCCAGCCCACCTCGGCTGACCCAGTAAACGACAAAAGGGCGAAGCTGTCGTCCGCTACGAGCTGTTCTGCATCGCGGGATTGGGCGGGAAGGATCGAAAAGCCGCCGCGGGGAAGTTCTGTCTCCGCGAGGATCTTTCCAAGCATTAACGCTGAAACGGGCGCATAAGAGGCAGGTTTGAGTACAAACGCACAGCCGGCTGCTATGGCAGGCGCCACTTTGTGGGCGACGAGATTTAGAGGAAAGTTGAATGGAGTAATGAAAACGCAAGGACCTACTGGAAACTGCCGCCAAAGGCCGAAGTAGCCTTCGTAGCGGGGTGTACGTGCCATTTCGACGACCTCTCCCTTGACACGAACCGACTCCTCCGCGGCGACGGTGAAAGTTTCAATAGCGCGAGCTACCTCCGTTCGCGCGTCCTTCACGGGCTTTCCTACTTCCTTGACAAGGGCATGTACGAACTCGTGCGCACGATCCTGGATGCGATCAGCGATGTGAAGTAGGATCTGGCGGCGCTGCCATGGAGAAATGGATGCCATAGCTGTGGCTGCTTGAAAAGCCGCTCGAGCGGCTTGACGAAGGGCTTCTGGCTCGGCTTTAGGAACCCTGGAGTAGATACCCCCGCTGAACTTGTCCTTTACCTCCAGGTCGTAGTTAGATTCGTAGGCCTCGCCTGCGAGCCATGCGGGATGCTCTTTTAACGGCTGTTCCGATTCCGTAGGGCCATTCTGCGCTGTCGCAATCCGTTCTCTAAAGACATCCTGTCCTCGCGAATTGCAAGAACTCGTCACCTTTGCCCTCCTCTTTAGTGAAGCCCATTTCTTGAAACTCTCACATTTTCATAGATTTTTGTGAAACCTCGGCCATTGTGTGGCAAATGCCTTTCATGTTTGGGTGCGTCTCGTCGGCAGCTACACCAGTGTTTTGCTCTAGCGGAACGCTGCAGGCTCTGTTGTGCGTTTCGTCACGAATGCCATTTACGAAGCCAAGTAAACTCGCGGGTAACAAAGCAATTTGCGATGTGAGCAATAGGGGCTGGCGAGGAGCGGCTGGCCCGCTACTACTCAATCTAGCTAGCGATTCGATTTGTAGTAGGGATGTACTGAAGCGCCATTGCAAAACTTATCTCGACAGGGGGCGACCACATGAAAATAGGAATCTTTTATGAACACCAGCTTCCGAGACCGTGGGAAGAACGTAGCGAGTATGAGATACTCCAGGATGCCCTCGAAGAGGCAGAGCTTGCAGACAGTTTGGGTATTGACTATTTCTGGGAAGTAGAGCACCACTTTCTGGAGGAGTACTCGCACTCTTCGGCGCCTGAAGTTTTCTTGGCGGCAGTTTCACAGCGTACCAAAGAGATCCGGCTGGGCCACGGAATCGTACTAATGCCCCCACCATTCAACCATCCGGCTCGCGTAGCCGAGCGCATTTCAATGTTGGATTTACTCTCTGGGGGCCGTGTTGAGTTCGGAACTGGCGAGTCCTCTTCAGAAGCCGAGCTAGGCGGGTTTCTCATCGATCCCGCAGAAAAGCGGGAAATGTGGCAAGAGGGTGTGACAGTCGCGCTACGGTGCATGACCGAGGAGCCTTTTACCGGTTTTTCAGGAAGATACGTGACCATGCCGCCGAGGAATGTCATTCCCAAGCCCCTGCAGAAGCCGCACCCTCCCGTATGGGTAGCATGCTCTAGGCGAGACACGATAGCGCTGGCGGCCCGAATGGGAATCGGTGCTCTTTCTTTTGCCTTTGTCGACTCGGACGAATCAAAACGATGGGTGGATGACTACTACTCGATTTTGGGAACAGAGGGTAAGCCTATAGGCGATGCGGTCAATGCAAACATTGCATGTGTCACGACGTTTATGTGCTGTGAAAGAGAAGAGGAAGCCTTGGAAAAGGGCCTAGAAGGCGCTAACTTCTTTGGATACTCGCTAGCTCACTACTACATATTCGGCGAGCATCGGC contains:
- the cobD gene encoding cobalamin biosynthesis protein CobD, which codes for MRLEFWEAGLQLDVVLRSRPYARIAYATVVTWVALGGKSLAAEAKHLADAVGNHDLATARVVASALVGRDSSDLDASELCRAAVESVAENTADAVVGPLLWGAIAGPTGVVIYRAVNTLDAMVGHRSSRYERFGWAAANFDDLLTWPAARLGATLSVALAAFVGGDVWRAWRTLARDGHRHPSPNAGYLEAAFAGAFGIRLGGQNCYGDRVENRPTLGDGPLPTAATVRQAAALSRLVSVIATVLCASLAWWLRR
- a CDS encoding LLM class flavin-dependent oxidoreductase; translated protein: MKIGIFYEHQLPRPWEERSEYEILQDALEEAELADSLGIDYFWEVEHHFLEEYSHSSAPEVFLAAVSQRTKEIRLGHGIVLMPPPFNHPARVAERISMLDLLSGGRVEFGTGESSSEAELGGFLIDPAEKREMWQEGVTVALRCMTEEPFTGFSGRYVTMPPRNVIPKPLQKPHPPVWVACSRRDTIALAARMGIGALSFAFVDSDESKRWVDDYYSILGTEGKPIGDAVNANIACVTTFMCCEREEEALEKGLEGANFFGYSLAHYYIFGEHRPGRTNVWEEFLKKRAQAGYSPEAVRAAKDNTDRLGAKIVEQGGTSGLRGAVGTPEQVREYLRTYEAVGVDQLILVSQAGKNKHEDIMESLELFGRKVLPEFKERDEKLQVEKAKRLGPMIEKVMSRKRPDDHPPLPSEDYSFPAIPRAMLERSGSDAFFEFLERMAEKTATGRILDASDLGIP
- the secG gene encoding preprotein translocase subunit SecG yields the protein MNILKILVISVHVVAAVLLILLILLHSGRGGGLSDMIGGSSSSSLAGSTVVERNLDRITVVTAVAMFFTTVALVMLMRA
- a CDS encoding aldehyde dehydrogenase — protein: MATAQNGPTESEQPLKEHPAWLAGEAYESNYDLEVKDKFSGGIYSRVPKAEPEALRQAARAAFQAATAMASISPWQRRQILLHIADRIQDRAHEFVHALVKEVGKPVKDARTEVARAIETFTVAAEESVRVKGEVVEMARTPRYEGYFGLWRQFPVGPCVFITPFNFPLNLVAHKVAPAIAAGCAFVLKPASYAPVSALMLGKILAETELPRGGFSILPAQSRDAEQLVADDSFALLSFTGSAEVGWHLKSKAGRKRVLLELGGNAGCIVDETADLDRAVERIAFGGYYQAGQSCISVQRVFVASQIHEEFSDALVDRVRRLQVGDPASEKTDVGPVISEADAIRVSSWIEKAVSAGAKVLCGGERHGAFVTPAVVADVAEDQELYCKEVFGPVVVLNRFDSFKEALDAVNRSEYGLQAGIFTSVIERALLAHEVLRVGGVVVGDVPSFRADHMPYGGTKASGIGREGVRYAIDEMTEPRMLVIRRPSA
- a CDS encoding lipase; the protein is MTLLLGNQNSRKTLYNLEFPSFRGPKLATVLACGLLAVTAACKHPQTREVAGEVNKEPLSTVLPVVLVHGWNGQSSDFSELVKRLVSFGYPQEKVQAFNYYSRTSNRDIATQLGEFINQVLSDTGAPQVDVVAFSMGTLSSRYCLKFLSCTGLVRKYISIAGPHHGSQLAQTCAIYDIACEEMVPGSGVLSQLNAGDETPGDTKYFSLWSKCDGLVYPPESSLLEGATNVEMPCIHHLEMLNNSVVLDRVLAILSS